CGTGGAGATCTTGGCAAGAAAGGGAATCTCGATGTAACGATAGGTATTCTGTGTACGATTGCTTATTGCGGGGTTTCGGTAAGCTGAGCCTTTGGTAAGCCAAAGCGCTTCCACCAAAAGACCAACCTGCTGATGAAGTGGCGCTTCGATGTACCATCCTAGAACGGGTGCCAAACGCAAATTACTTGAGTTCTGGAAGAGCGCACCAGTTGTCTGCGTTGCCATGCCCAACCCAATACGCGGGCCATGGTGGCCTCCCTGAGCAAAACAAGTTCCAGCGAAAAGCACGAATGAGAATAGTATTGATCTATACATGCCACGAAGATCGTAGGATCTTGCGTATCCGAAGCGAAAAAGGAAAAAAGGTCGGTCCAAGTAGAACTACGACTTGCTCTTTAACGCAGCCATCTTCAGAACAGCTACGGCACAATCGATGCCTTTGTTGCCGTGTACACCACCACTTCGGGCACGTGCTTGTTCCATGGTATCGTCGGTGAGCACACCGAAGATCACGGGAATACTGAACTTAAGGGCAACATCCATTATCCCTTGCGTGGTTCCGTGGCAAACGAAATCGAAGTGAGGCGTTTCGCCACGAACCACGCTGCCAAGACAGATAACGCCATGAAGGTCTTCTTTCTCCAACAGGTATTGAGCGCCGCTTGCTAATTCGAAGCTACCGGGCACCCAACATTCAATAATGTCGGTTGAAGCAACCCCATATTTCAATAAGGTCTCACGTGATCCCGCACGAAGCGCATCGGTTACGTCCAGATTCCATTCGCTCACCACTAGGGCAAAACGAAGACCAGCGCCACTAGGGACGCTGGACGGATCATGTTCGGAAAGGTTATGTGTTGCTGTGGCCATGGACTATCCGCCCATTGCCTCCGCGCGCCCAGCATACTTTTTCGCTTGGTTAGCATCCGGGCTATTCGGAAACTCAGTTGCTACGCGATTGAAGGCTTTCGCTGCACCAGCCCAATTCCCGGCCTGTTGGTGCAGGATCCCTGCTTTCATAAGGTACATCGGAGTAGTGAATTCGTTGCGAACCATGCTGGCAGCCTTTTCGAATTCCTTCACGGCTTCATCGGTCCGGTCCAATTCAACCAATGCATCTCCAACATTGCCAACGGCCATTACACGAAGCACATCATCATCCAGATCGGCCTTTTTGTAGTGGTCGATGGCAAGTTCATAATCACCCTTTTTCATGTAGATCGCACCCAGGTAATAGTTGGCCAAATTGCCAGTTGGTGTGCTGGAATACTGATCGGCGATCGAAATGAAGCCAGGCCACTCGGTATCGCCGTTCAATGCGCGGTCAAGAGAGTCGATCTCAAAGTAATATTCCGCTTTCCACATCAATTCCGCTGCTTCTTTTGCCTTAGGTCCAGAAACGAAATTCTTATAGAGAAGAGCGCCACCAACTATCGCCAAAAGAGCGACAACGCCGATCAGGATCGCCTGTTTGTTCTTTTCCAGGAATAACTCGGTACGTGTATAGACTTCTCCAAGGTCAACGTCTTGCTCAGTTCCCTTAGGCTTGTCTTGTGAAGTGATCTTATTGCTCATGTAGGTTAGCCGATGTTCACGGCCGGTATTTTTGCTAACGAGGCGCGAAAATAGGCGTTTTCCCGATCCCTGCATGTCTTGGATCGTAGGCAGTTGTGCTCATATGATCGTTCGATCTTGACCGGCGCGGGTTTGGACCAGAAAGAACCATTGAAAATTCCTGCTCAAATGGTCTGTGCTAGGCTCCTACCTTTGTGATCCATGGATTTCCATCTCGGCCGCTTGCATATTCTGAATTTCCGCAATCATCGGGATGCTGAGCTGGAGCTGGGTCCTCAGGTGAACTGTTTGGTTGGCTCAAATGGTACCGGTAAGACCAACTTATTGGATACGGTGCATTACCTCTCGCTGACCAAGAGCTACTTCGATCCCATCGATGTGCACAATATCCAGCACGGTGAGGATCAGTTCATGGTTCAGGGGACACTGCACACTGCAAATGGGGAGGATACCTTATTGTGCAGTGTGCGTAGAGGCCATCGAAAGGTATTCAACCGAAATCGAAAGGAATATCCACGGTTGGCCAATCACATTGGGCGCTATCCCGTGGTGATGGTAACACCGTATGACGGGCAATTGGTGCTGGATGGGTCGGAGGTCCGGCGAAAGTTCATCGATGGGCTTATTGCGCAATTCGACAAGAATTATTTGGATTCCTTGATCAGGTATAACCGTGCCCTGTTGCAGCGGAACGCCATGTTGAAGCAATTCGCGATGGATGGGCGAGGATCAATGGAAATGCTTGAACCGTGGGACGAACAATTGGTGAACCATGGAACGCTGGTCTTTGAAGTGCGCCGGGCATTCATGAAAGAGATGGTACCGTTGCTGGAAAGTCATTACCACGGCATCAGTTCTGGCCCCGAAAAGGTGGCCCTTACATACCGCTCAGCGCTGTTGGAGACGTCGATGCGTGAATTATTGCACAATTCCTTACAGAAGGATCGGGCTGCGCAATACACTACGGTTGGTATTCATCGGGACGAACTGCTCTTTACGATCAATGACCAACCCTTGAAACGATACGGTTCTCAAGGTCAACAAAAAACCTATTTGATCGCATTGAAATTGGCCCAGTTCGATCTTACACAAGCGCGATCAGGACTCAGGCCCATTTTACTGCTTGATGATATCTTCGACAAGATCGATCCGCAACGCATGCGCCATTTGCTGAAATTATTGAGTGATCGCAAGTTCGGGCAGGTCTTGATCACCGATACCGATGCATCGCGCTTGCATACCGCGTTGGACGGGTTGGATCTGGACGTACGTTTCTTCCACCTTGCACACGATATACCCATCAGAAGTGAAAAAGTCGAACGAACAGTCGCTTAGTCAGGTCTTCGACCATTTGATCGATGCATATGGTATGCGCGAAAAAATGGACGAATTGGACATAACCTCTGCATGGGATGATGTTGCCGGCCCCATGATCGCGCGGCACACAGTAACAATTCGTCTGCGTAAAGGTCGCCTCGTGGTTAAGGTGGACTCAGCTCCGCTACGGCAAGAGCTTACCTACATGCGTGTAACGTTACAGGAGATCCTGAACCGAAGAGCTGGAAGAAAGGTCGTGGAAGAAATAATCCTGGAATAGACCAGTGCCGCGGCCGGATAAGCCGCAGATGCGCTTTAGTACCGCTCCCTTCCGCTAAAGAAGAAATTTCCTTCAATGACAGCATTTTGATCGCTGTCACTACCATGCACGGCGTTCTTCGCTTTGCTTTCCGCGAAACGCTTGCGCAGTGTTCCTTCCGCTGCTTCCGCTGGGTCCGTAGCTCCGATCAACGTACGGAAATCAGAGACCGCGTTGTTCTTCTCAAGGATCGCAGCTACGATAGGACCGCAGGCCATATAGTCAACAAGCTCACCGTAGAACGGGCGCTCTTTATGTACTTCGTAGAAAATACCTGCCTCGTCTTTGCTCAATCGCGTGTATTTCAAGGCGATGACCTTAAAGCCCTTGCTAGTGATCATATCGATGATCTTGCCAGTGTTTCCGGCTGCAACTGCTTCCGGCTTGATCATCGTAAAAGTTCTATTGCTCATGGGGGGTGTTGAAAAGAAGGCGCAAAAGTAATCGGTCAGATGAAAGATATGAGGTCTGAAACATTATTCCTTTGTTGTATGTAAAACACTTTTGCGGCCGATCTCCGGTCTCAGGTGTTTCTTGCCCTTAAGAACATGATCATCCGTAAGCTACTTTTTGCATCCTTCATTTTCACGTTACTGTCCTGTGGTAATGATAGTGCTGTGACTGAAAAAGCGACCGACCTTGTCATCGGCGATAATGGTTCGGCCCAAACAACTTCGGTGATCTATCAAATGCCTACGCCGAATGAATTGTTCGTTCTCGTGGAGAACTTGGGTGCGAAACAGACCAAAGCCTCATTAAATCCAACATCCAACGTATCGAGATACGCGAGTTTGAAGGCACGGGCAGTGAACTTTGGTATATATAGTTCTGACCTGGTTTACGCCAGTGTTCATGATCAGCGTGTTGAGATCGCACGGTATTATCTCGCTACGAAGAAATTAGCGGATGGTCTCGGTATCTCCAATGCATTCAGTGATATGGAGTTCGTGCGATTGGAACGGAACATAACCAAAGGCAATGCTGATTCGTTGGAGATCATAAGTACAGAAGCCTACATCAAGGCATACGAGAAATTGCAAGCGGAGAGCATGGGGCCGACTCTGGCACTTGTTGTTGCAGGTGGTTGGGTCGAGAGCATGTATTTGGTCATGGAGAATATGGATCCAGCTGCACCTGACGCGAAATTGATGAAACGCATAGCCGAACAAAAATCAAATCTGGAGAACCTGATCGAGCTTATGGGAGTGCAAAGTGCCGATCCTGAAGTTGCTTCGCTCGCAAAGAGCTTGTCTGGAATACGTGACATCTATGATCAGGTCAATGTCACGCGCAGCGTACATAAAGGAGAGTCTTCATCCGGAAGGATGGTGCTTGGGGATGAGATCACATTGGACCTTACCATTGACAAATATCTTGAACTGTCAAAAGCGATCGGAGAATTACGCACTGAATTGATCAAACCTGAAGACCAACCGAATATCTGACCCTAATGACCATGAAGAACGTAATGTCCAGATCACTACTTACCGGCTTGATCCTCGTGCTCCTTGACCATGGGGCCTTTGCACAGACCCAATGCCCGGATTTTCACAGGTTCAATTGCCAAGGTTCAAGTGATAAGCGGTTTTCGCAGAATGGTCAAAGCAAAAGCGCCAATGTTAAAGTCGGCACAGAAACTGAGTTGAACATCATTATTTATGGAGGTCAGGACTACCACATCTCGCTTTGTCATGATGAAAAAGTGCTTGGGGAGAACCTAGCGATCCGCTTGGTGGAAAAAGTACGCATGCCGGTTGAGTCGGTGGAGGAAGTGAACAGTAAAGAACCAGTTCTGGATGAAAACGGTAACAAGACCGGCACCACACAGGAAGTTACAACAAAGATCACGAAGAAGCTGTTTGAGGAAGTAGAGAAAGTGATCTGGGACAATACGGAACACGAAATGGCCCAATCGCTTGATTTTTCGTGTACTTCAACGAAAAGGATCGCTATTGAAGTGATCGCAGCAGGTGCGGAATCAACTGGGAAGAATACCAAAGGAGAGCAGTTCGATATTGGTTGCGTTGGTATTCTGATACAGCATATGGCCACACCTGAAGTTGGGTTCGAGGCGCCATGATAAGGTAAGTTAAGGAATAAGACCAATGTCATGGGCGGCTACCTTTGCCGCCCATGTCTATTCTTACCGCAGCCGATCCACGCGTTGTTCAATTGAAGGAATTGCTGGCTGGAAGCAAGCGTATTGCAATTGTTGGCCATTACAACCCGGATGGTGATGCCATTGGTTCCACACTTGGTCTTGCCCTGGTTCTCAAGGCAGCGGGGCATACGGTACAGGTAGTAATGCCGAATCCTGCTGGGGCCTTTTTATCGCGTTTGACCGGTTATTCCGAGATCGTGTGTTTTACGGAACGCCCTGCCGCTGCACTTGATGCGATCAAGAAGTGTGATGTCCTTTTTTGCTTGGATTTCAATCGTTCCAAACGCACGGGTGGGTTGGAGGAAGTAGTTGCTGCAGCGCCTGTCCGGGTGTTGATCGACCACCATCAGGATCCGGAAAAATTCTCTCCCGTTATGTTCTCCGATACCAGTGCATGCTCTACATGCCAAATGGTATATGATATCGTCAATGCATTGGGTCTTTCGGAATTGATCACGCAGGACGTGGCAACATGTCTTTATACGGGCTTGGTAACGGATACCGGTTCATTCCGGTTCCGGAGTACAACGGCTCACACCATGAAAGTTGGAGCAGCGTTGATCGAGAAAGGAGTGGATATTGAAGCAGTTCACAGTTCCATTTCGGATGATAATACGGAAGACCGCCTGCGTTTGCTTGGCTTAACCTTAAGTGAGCGCATGCAGGTGTTACCGGAATATTCCACAGTGATCATATCGCTTTCAAAAGAAGATCTGAAACGCTACAACTTCAAACAAGGCGATACGGAAGGATTCGTGAATTATGGTCTGAGCATTCGTGGGATCCGTCTCTCTGCTTTTTTTGTTGAAAGACCTGATATGGTGAAGATCAGTCTTCGTTCCAAGAACAATTTGTTCGTGGACAAGTTCTTGGGCGAGAATTTCCAAGGCGGTGGACATCGAAATGCCGCAGGTGGTCAGGATGAAGGTCCATTGCAAAGCACTGTCGACCGTTTCAAAGCATTGCTTCCAGGACTTATTAATGAATTCCCAGCATGAAGATCTGGCTCATCTCAATTTTCGTTCTGGCCATGGGGTGTGGCGGTGGAAGTATTCCTTCGGAAGTTGATCAACATCCGATGCCGGATCAAGAAGCATTGATCAAATACAACCAGAATGCAGTTCGCCAAGAGAATCAGGACATTGATGACTACGCAGAACAACATGGTCTGAAGGTCTCTAAGACAGGCCGAGGGCTTCAATATTGCCTATTGCGGAATGTCGAAGGACCAAATGCTGTAGCCGATCAATGGGCCACCGTGAATTACCGCGTGGAATTGTTGAATGGTGATACGGCCTACGCCACCAAGTCTGGAGAACCCGAGTCGTTCTTGGTTGAAATGGACGATGTTGAGAGCGGCCTTCATGAAGCAATTCAATTAATGTCTCCGGGAGATAGCGCCGTGGTGCTTATACCATCATACCGTGCACATGGCTTGATCGGAGACCAGGACCGGATCCCGATGCGGAGCTCATTGGTCTACCATATTGGTTTGCTGAAGCTGAGTGACAATAAGCGATGAAGAAGTGGTTCTGCGTAGGAGTGATCGCTGTCCTTTTGGTCGGTTGTAGATCCTCGCCATATGACGGATTCAAGAACGTCGGTGACGATATCCATATCAAATTGCACAAGCTGGGTGATGGTTCTAGCCGCACCTTGGATCAGGATAGTGTGAAGCTTAGGATCCGCGCATCACGCCTTGGAGAAGAGCCGGGAAGTTTCTTGAGTACGGAGAGCTGGTACGCAGGAAAGGACATCCGGACAAAAGCAATGGCCAAGATATTGGACCGCATGAACGAGGGCGATAGCCTTAGTGTGATCACGTTAGGAAGTGCGTTGCCATGGAATGTGATCATAGAACAGCCAACGGACGCGTTAACCGATACAACGCATATTCGAATGGAGGTCACTGTAGTGGAAATACTTACCCCCGCAATGATCAGATCAGCCTTGGAGAACCTCCGCAGATCTGATCCGGACGGCTATGAAATGAAGCTCATCGATGCTTACAAAAAGCTCGAGCCGAGAGAATGGGTACGCTGGGGAACCAGTGAGATATTCTATGTGATCGATGGTGAGATCAAGAATGACATTACAGTTGTTAAAGGTGATGGTGTCACGATCTCATACAAAGGCGTTTGTATTGAGAATGGGAAGGTTTTTGACGATACGGATAGGAATGGAGAGCCATTGAGTTTCCGATTCGGTGATAAGGATCAGGTCG
This genomic window from Flavobacteriales bacterium contains:
- a CDS encoding 6,7-dimethyl-8-ribityllumazine synthase, translated to MATATHNLSEHDPSSVPSGAGLRFALVVSEWNLDVTDALRAGSRETLLKYGVASTDIIECWVPGSFELASGAQYLLEKEDLHGVICLGSVVRGETPHFDFVCHGTTQGIMDVALKFSIPVIFGVLTDDTMEQARARSGGVHGNKGIDCAVAVLKMAALKSKS
- a CDS encoding tetratricopeptide repeat protein, whose protein sequence is MSNKITSQDKPKGTEQDVDLGEVYTRTELFLEKNKQAILIGVVALLAIVGGALLYKNFVSGPKAKEAAELMWKAEYYFEIDSLDRALNGDTEWPGFISIADQYSSTPTGNLANYYLGAIYMKKGDYELAIDHYKKADLDDDVLRVMAVGNVGDALVELDRTDEAVKEFEKAASMVRNEFTTPMYLMKAGILHQQAGNWAGAAKAFNRVATEFPNSPDANQAKKYAGRAEAMGG
- a CDS encoding DNA replication/repair protein RecF, which codes for MDFHLGRLHILNFRNHRDAELELGPQVNCLVGSNGTGKTNLLDTVHYLSLTKSYFDPIDVHNIQHGEDQFMVQGTLHTANGEDTLLCSVRRGHRKVFNRNRKEYPRLANHIGRYPVVMVTPYDGQLVLDGSEVRRKFIDGLIAQFDKNYLDSLIRYNRALLQRNAMLKQFAMDGRGSMEMLEPWDEQLVNHGTLVFEVRRAFMKEMVPLLESHYHGISSGPEKVALTYRSALLETSMRELLHNSLQKDRAAQYTTVGIHRDELLFTINDQPLKRYGSQGQQKTYLIALKLAQFDLTQARSGLRPILLLDDIFDKIDPQRMRHLLKLLSDRKFGQVLITDTDASRLHTALDGLDLDVRFFHLAHDIPIRSEKVERTVA
- a CDS encoding DUF721 domain-containing protein, whose translation is MKKSNEQSLSQVFDHLIDAYGMREKMDELDITSAWDDVAGPMIARHTVTIRLRKGRLVVKVDSAPLRQELTYMRVTLQEILNRRAGRKVVEEIILE
- a CDS encoding nucleoside-diphosphate kinase — translated: MSNRTFTMIKPEAVAAGNTGKIIDMITSKGFKVIALKYTRLSKDEAGIFYEVHKERPFYGELVDYMACGPIVAAILEKNNAVSDFRTLIGATDPAEAAEGTLRKRFAESKAKNAVHGSDSDQNAVIEGNFFFSGRERY
- a CDS encoding bifunctional oligoribonuclease/PAP phosphatase NrnA, producing the protein MSILTAADPRVVQLKELLAGSKRIAIVGHYNPDGDAIGSTLGLALVLKAAGHTVQVVMPNPAGAFLSRLTGYSEIVCFTERPAAALDAIKKCDVLFCLDFNRSKRTGGLEEVVAAAPVRVLIDHHQDPEKFSPVMFSDTSACSTCQMVYDIVNALGLSELITQDVATCLYTGLVTDTGSFRFRSTTAHTMKVGAALIEKGVDIEAVHSSISDDNTEDRLRLLGLTLSERMQVLPEYSTVIISLSKEDLKRYNFKQGDTEGFVNYGLSIRGIRLSAFFVERPDMVKISLRSKNNLFVDKFLGENFQGGGHRNAAGGQDEGPLQSTVDRFKALLPGLINEFPA
- a CDS encoding FKBP-type peptidyl-prolyl cis-trans isomerase → MKIWLISIFVLAMGCGGGSIPSEVDQHPMPDQEALIKYNQNAVRQENQDIDDYAEQHGLKVSKTGRGLQYCLLRNVEGPNAVADQWATVNYRVELLNGDTAYATKSGEPESFLVEMDDVESGLHEAIQLMSPGDSAVVLIPSYRAHGLIGDQDRIPMRSSLVYHIGLLKLSDNKR
- a CDS encoding FKBP-type peptidyl-prolyl cis-trans isomerase, translating into MKKWFCVGVIAVLLVGCRSSPYDGFKNVGDDIHIKLHKLGDGSSRTLDQDSVKLRIRASRLGEEPGSFLSTESWYAGKDIRTKAMAKILDRMNEGDSLSVITLGSALPWNVIIEQPTDALTDTTHIRMEVTVVEILTPAMIRSALENLRRSDPDGYEMKLIDAYKKLEPREWVRWGTSEIFYVIDGEIKNDITVVKGDGVTISYKGVCIENGKVFDDTDRNGEPLSFRFGDKDQVVSGLEVAIALLREGQEGSFLLPSSYAFGTKGIPGVLEPNMPVKYTVKLVRVVRSPV